DNA sequence from the Deltaproteobacteria bacterium genome:
TGATGGGGGGAACGCCGGGCAATTTTCTCCAGCCCGAGCATCTTCATCATTTCCAGACTTTTCTCCAATGCCTCTTCCTGGGAATGATGCAATTGCAGAGGGCCAAAAGCGATTTCATCCAGGACCGTCGGGCAAAAGAGTTGGACGTCCGGATTCTGAAAAAGGAGGCCCACCCGCTGGCGGAAGAAAGCCGTAAAGGAAGCTTCCCGGAACCCTTCTTCCGTGAGCCTACGACCGAAGGCCCAGGCCTCCCCGTTGGTGGGGAAGAGTAATCCATCTAAGATATGCAGGAGAGTAGACTTGCCGCAGCCGTTGGCTCCCACGATGGCCAGACATTCCCCTGCTCCGACCTGCAAATTCACTGACCGGAGGGCGGTAAATTTGCCGTCGAAGGCGTATTCCACACCCCGCAGCTCAAAGATCGGTGTAGATGTCTGGAGGTTTTGTTCCATAATTAATTGGGGTTTTCGTTTCACCTGCCGCAATAAATCAAAATCCCTGAAAGGATCACACAGAAAGCCACCCAGAAATAATCCTTCTTCCTAACGTGAAAAACGCTCAGGATGCGTACCTCTCCCTGATAACCACGAGCCATCATGGCCCGGTGAACCTCGAAGCTTAACTGCATAGAGCGTTTAAAGAGCGCCCCTACCTGCGCAGCGATCCAGCGCTGCTCCGTTGGGGTTCTTCCCAAACGGATCGTGCGGCTTTTTTTGGCGATATGCATTTCTCCTACAGCCTGCGATAGAAGCATTAAGTAGCGCAGAGCC
Encoded proteins:
- a CDS encoding ABC transporter ATP-binding protein translates to MEQNLQTSTPIFELRGVEYAFDGKFTALRSVNLQVGAGECLAIVGANGCGKSTLLHILDGLLFPTNGEAWAFGRRLTEEGFREASFTAFFRQRVGLLFQNPDVQLFCPTVLDEIAFGPLQLHHSQEEALEKSLEMMKMLGLEKIARRSPHQLSGGEKKKVALASMLAVNPDVLLLDEPTGGLDPRTQVWLIEVLGELHSLGKTIITATHDLSILEEIADRTFVMGEGHTIVAEGPPRAILDNFDLLLKVNLIHEHVHGHDGFLHSHGHLHFFTHRHGHEQKE